The following DNA comes from Solanum stenotomum isolate F172 unplaced genomic scaffold, ASM1918654v1 scaffold19320, whole genome shotgun sequence.
TGGAAACATAGTCATCGTCGTCACCATTCCAACACTGCTTCCATTGAGAATGATGAAGTCTACAAACCAAGAATTAAATCAAAACTAAGATGGTACTACAAATACTTGAATAATCCACTAGGAAGACTACTCATACTTGCCTTCACCCTTACTTTTGCATGGCCTTTGTACTTGCTCTTCAATGTCTCAGGAAAAAAATATGACCGTTTTGCAAGTCACTATTATCCATATAGCCCAATATATAGTGATCGTGAGAGACTACAAATCTACATTTCAGATGCAGGTGTCATTGCAACAACTTATTTGTTGTATCGCGCTACTATGATAAAAGGCCTAGCTTGGGTTTTTTGCATCTATGGGGTACCCCTTCTTATTGTCAATGGGCTTGTAGTGTTTATCACTCTTTTGCACCACACTCACTCTTCATTGCCACATTATGATTCAACTGAGTGGGATTTTCTAAGGGGAGCTTTAGCTACAGTAGATAGAGACTATGGTTTCTTAAATAAGGTGTTTCACAATGTTACTGATACACATGTTTTGCATCATATATTTCCATACATATCACATCACCATGCAGTTGAGGCAACAAAAGCTATCAAACCATTGTTGGGAGAATACTATAAATTTGATGATACACCAATTTTAAAGGCAATGTGGAGGGATATAAATGAGTGCATCTTTGTGGagaaagaaaaggataagggTATTTATTGGTACAAGAACAAGATTTGAAACAACAATTCCTACCTTCAATGCTAAACCTAAGTACGTGGTTCCACTAATGTGTGCTTTTCTTGTATTATTGTACTANNNNNNNNNNNNNNNNNNNNNNNNNNNNNNNNNNNNNNNNNNNNNNNNNNNNNNNNNNNNNNNNNNNNNNNNNNNNNNNNNNNNNNNNNNNNNNNNNNNNNNNNNNNNNNNNNNNNNNNNNNNNNNNNNNNNNNNNNNNNNNNNNNNNNNNNNNNNNNNNNNNTTGTATCTTTCATTTGAGATACAACTATAACATAATTTCCATTCATAGATGTCTTTCTTGACTCTTCTCATTTGTTTTTATCTATGATAAGGAGTCACTGATAGAGAGATTAACATCAAACTGTAATCAGACTTTAAGTTTTGTgtgttgttgttttcttttgatatttccatgatatttttctttaggaATGGATACATAACTTTACGTACAAAAGTCcaaatttaataatttgaagCATCGTCAAAAGCTTGACTTTTAAAATCTTTCATGTGATAATTAGTAATTTACCACATAACTCTTTACATTGTaggaatatgtttttttttttttggttaacttttcagtttcattgatataaaaaaagagtTACATCATTGGGCCTAATGCCCAAGTCCAAACAGACAGAATTAATAAAGCAAGTAGTAAAGAAAAGGGCCTATTACGGACATTTTCCTTGTATTTCTCCCAACTCATCACTTTCCATTAGCTTAGATTTCCTAATTGCCATTTTCATCATCTCCTCGATTCCGCCCAACTGCAACGCTCCCGTCGTGGTTGAACCACCATTTGCTCCAAGGTTTGTTTTCCAAACATTTTCCGATTCTTCTTTCATCCATGTTTGCTGTCTTATACCGTCTGATTTGCAGGTGGTGCTTGATTGTATTGCAGCTTCAATCCGCCTCCTCTGGACAATGTTTAAGATGTCTTCCAGGTTTACACTTCCCATTTTCCCTTAGATCCCACTTTTTGCCGATTCCATTTTGCTGGCTGGAATAGCCTCGGCTATAAAGCATTTCACATTTTTGTCGTCTCCTTCTTTCAGTGCAAATGTTGTATATGTGTTGTTGTAGCCTTCCCTTCCCCATTCTCCCATCTATGGTGATACTCTCAAATATGGGGTGTTTAATTTGTCACTGTTAATTATTCTCCTCCCTCTTATATCCATGCTTTGAAAATTTGTGTATATGCAATTACCTTCTTCAATGGCCTTATTTTCTAAGTAATCCGCTAACTGATTCCCTTCCCTCATTATATGTTGGAAATTTAGTTGTTTTCCTTCAAGACATGCTTTTATTTCCTCAACTGTATCTGCTATGTTCCACGGTATTGCCCACTCTCCTGTTAGCACTTTGTTCATTAGCATCGAGTCTG
Coding sequences within:
- the LOC125850805 gene encoding delta(12)-fatty-acid desaturase FAD2-like, whose product is MGGGGNMSSKIEEKKNDVAKRVPSSKPPFTIGDIKRAIPPHCFERSLIKSFSYLIQDLILVSIFYYIANTYFHLIPSPYSYVAWTIYWIAQGCVGEGIWILAHECGHHGFSDYQWVDDTVGLILHSALLTPYFAWKHSHRRHHSNTASIENDEVYKPRIKSKLRWYYKYLNNPLGRLLILAFTLTFAWPLYLLFNVSGKKYDRFASHYYPYSPIYSDRERLQIYISDAGVIATTYLLYRATMIKGLAWVFCIYGVPLLIVNGLVVFITLLHHTHSSLPHYDSTEWDFLRGALATVDRDYGFLNKVFHNVTDTHVLHHIFPYISHHHAVEATKAIKPLLGEYYKFDDTPILKAMWRDINECIFVEKEKDKGIYWYKNKI